One window from the genome of Balearica regulorum gibbericeps isolate bBalReg1 chromosome 18, bBalReg1.pri, whole genome shotgun sequence encodes:
- the CDC42EP4 gene encoding cdc42 effector protein 4 yields MPILKQLVSNSAHSKRRSRADLTAEMISAPLGDFRHTMHVGRAGDAFGDTSFLTSKAGEPEAGEEPGASKPSLLSRRFRSSKRSQSVTRGDRRDMLGSLRDSALFVKNAVSLPQLNEKEVDRSAGQLPKSLSSSPVKKLPEEVSPEEQQRPNGAAAGPLSPGLDERDFGDITELPVVVAKSGVGMKHAESIMSFHIDLGPSMLGDVLSIMDKEQWEQDEDPEAEESREEEVDAALPGSPAVAAAAPLSQSPSRGTGGRCPRDSSSASSCASGPEERSPIPGPPSHRSPPKRPDKEFSFADEDDDEIRV; encoded by the coding sequence ATGCCGATCCTCAAGCAACTCGTCTCCAACTCTGCCCACTCCAAGCGGCGCTCGAGGGCCGACCTGACGGCTGAGATGATCAGCGCGCCGCTGGGGGACTTCCGCCACACCATGCACGTGGGCCGGGCGGGGGACGCCTTCGGGGACACCTCCTTCCTCACCAGCAAGGCGGGGGAGCCGGAGGCGGGCGAGGAGCCGGGTGCCTCCAAACCCAGCCTGCTCTCCCGCCGCTTCCGCAGCAGCAAGCGCTCGCAGTCGGTGACGCGAGGTGACCGGCGGGACATGCTGGGTTCGCTGCGGGACTCGGCTCTCTTCGTGAAGAACGCCgtctccctgccccagctcaaCGAGAAGGAGGTGGACAGGAGCGCGGGGCAGCTGCCCAAGAgcctctcctccagccccgTCAAGAAGCTGCCCGAGGAGGTGAGCCCCGAAGAGCAGCAGCGCCCGAATGGGGCGGCCGCCGGGCCGCTGAGCCCTGGCTTGGACGAGCGCGACTTCGGGGACATCACGGAGCTGCCCGTCGTGGTGGCCAAGAGCGGGGTGGGCATGAAGCACGCCGAGTCCATCATGTCCTTCCACATCGACCTGGGGCCCTCCATGCTCGGGGATGTCCTGAGCATCATGGATAAGGAGCAGTGGGAGCAGGACGAAGACCCCGAGGCAGAGGAGAGCCGTGAGGAGGAGGTGGATGCCGCCCTGCCCGGCTCcccggcggtggcggcggcggctccgctgAGCCAGAGCCCGTCCCGCGGCACCGGCGGCCGCTGCCCCAGGGACAGCAGTTCGGCATCCAGCTGCGCCTCGGGGCCAGAGGAACGTAGCCCTATCCCCGGGCCACCGAGCCACCGCAGCCCCCCGAAACGCCCTGACAAGGAGTTCTCATTCGCTGACGAAGACGACGACGAGATCAGAGTATAA